From the genome of Mycoplasma anserisalpingitidis, one region includes:
- a CDS encoding OppA family ABC transporter substrate-binding lipoprotein, with amino-acid sequence MKLKKYLFFSPLLISFVPFVSCQYIGEIKDKSIYIKSFNKENYFLTSKLELNTFNKIDNDTESLLFAPIISYNYYDKMIYDNVNNEVKQSTKKYLKLNLIDALILEFDDDTTQVYNNSYYSDFNQSNKNEPIIKLTSSDIFSINNEKFISNLNKAKKIKFIIKDINYVDKSGIKTTYKLRAEDFIINFSKEANKKEINKLLEEYAISFEIEDEMLVLNSKNNLAGNFIFEQMIKNMIFNPVSTLMLKDKNIVIDQFNPNLDEMLFLSSYILNKNTIEQQIFIKNFNSPDQEFNDSKNTLTKILLNFKSTPLDDETFRLQTFKSFRQALVSEANLNIFNSSQIENIKNNSSIYGLQPKLNYISNSNINKLVLNYEFDSNKKFDFNNTFSKIVYGSEIEKLTEHNIKNFVFGDTKSILFRNYLINSINVQQFIKLATNNDYWLSQSNPSTDISERNSSYKKLLDAYTWANQQYIFSRNLKEVITVNPIDYKYYDNSDLLIDYEQLLRSPNYDFIKTEINKLIDEVNLQFDEKISFTIPYLRTNSSIIKQIYKNIEQNINNLDKRLDVKFVEVEETYFKQYNSFIKFLNIEYINDSYSELIKNYDLDAIKIFVQKSDISSKCEILSHFNKFIQDKQENFNELLFEFIKTLSSLEKAKLISELDMIFNSFINPTCSTNINNFSYEIVQNDYIKPVNDLGYEHFQSIRIR; translated from the coding sequence ATGAAATTAAAAAAATATTTATTTTTTTCACCACTTTTAATCTCTTTCGTTCCATTTGTTTCATGTCAATATATTGGTGAAATTAAAGACAAAAGTATCTATATAAAAAGTTTTAATAAGGAAAACTATTTTTTAACATCAAAATTAGAGTTAAATACTTTCAATAAAATCGATAATGATACTGAGTCGCTACTTTTTGCACCCATAATTTCATATAACTACTATGATAAAATGATTTATGACAATGTTAATAATGAAGTTAAACAATCCACTAAAAAATATTTAAAACTTAATCTAATTGATGCCTTAATCTTGGAATTTGATGATGATACAACACAAGTTTATAATAACAGTTATTACAGCGACTTTAATCAATCGAATAAAAATGAACCAATCATAAAATTAACAAGTAGTGACATTTTTTCTATTAATAATGAAAAATTTATTTCGAACTTAAATAAAGCAAAAAAAATTAAATTCATAATTAAAGACATTAATTATGTTGATAAATCGGGAATCAAAACAACCTACAAATTAAGGGCAGAAGACTTTATTATAAATTTCAGTAAAGAAGCTAATAAAAAAGAAATAAATAAATTACTTGAAGAATATGCTATTTCATTTGAAATTGAGGATGAAATGTTAGTTCTGAATTCTAAAAATAATTTAGCTGGAAATTTTATATTTGAGCAAATGATAAAGAATATGATTTTTAATCCCGTTTCAACATTGATGCTAAAAGATAAAAATATTGTAATTGATCAGTTTAATCCAAATTTAGATGAAATGTTATTTTTAAGTAGTTATATATTGAATAAAAACACTATAGAACAACAAATTTTTATCAAAAATTTCAATTCTCCAGATCAAGAATTTAACGATTCAAAAAATACCCTAACTAAAATATTGTTAAATTTTAAATCAACACCACTAGATGATGAAACTTTTAGATTGCAAACTTTTAAAAGTTTTAGACAAGCATTGGTTAGTGAAGCTAACTTAAATATTTTTAATAGTTCTCAAATAGAAAATATTAAAAACAACAGTTCTATTTATGGTCTTCAACCTAAACTAAATTATATTTCTAATTCAAACATCAATAAATTAGTATTGAATTATGAATTCGATTCTAATAAAAAGTTTGACTTTAATAATACTTTTTCAAAGATTGTTTATGGGAGTGAAATTGAAAAATTAACAGAACATAATATTAAGAATTTTGTTTTTGGTGATACAAAATCGATTTTATTTAGAAATTATTTAATTAATTCAATTAATGTCCAACAGTTTATAAAACTAGCAACAAACAATGATTATTGATTAAGTCAATCTAATCCATCTACAGATATTTCTGAGCGTAATTCTTCATACAAAAAACTTTTAGATGCATATACCTGAGCAAATCAGCAATATATTTTCAGCAGAAATTTAAAAGAAGTTATAACAGTGAATCCTATAGATTACAAATATTACGATAATTCAGATTTACTTATTGATTATGAGCAATTATTAAGATCACCTAATTATGATTTTATAAAAACTGAGATAAATAAATTGATAGATGAAGTCAATTTACAGTTTGATGAAAAGATCTCATTTACAATTCCGTATTTAAGAACTAATTCATCTATAATTAAGCAAATTTATAAAAATATTGAACAAAATATTAATAATCTAGATAAACGCCTTGATGTCAAATTTGTTGAGGTTGAAGAAACATATTTTAAACAATATAATTCATTTATAAAATTCTTAAATATTGAATACATTAACGATTCTTATAGTGAATTAATAAAAAATTATGATCTTGATGCAATTAAAATATTTGTCCAAAAATCAGATATAAGTTCAAAATGTGAAATACTATCTCACTTTAACAAATTTATTCAAGACAAACAAGAGAATTTTAATGAATTGCTTTTTGAATTTATAAAAACTCTTAGTTCACTAGAAAAGGCAAAATTAATAAGTGAATTAGATATGATTTTTAACTCCTTTATTAATCCAACTTGCTCGACAAACATAAATAATTTTTCATACGAAATAGTCCAAAATGATTATATTAAACCTGTTAACGATTTGGGTTATGAACATTTTCAATCAATTCGAATAAGATAA